Proteins from one Nakamurella multipartita DSM 44233 genomic window:
- a CDS encoding SRPBCC domain-containing protein, whose product MTIERRLARSGFTLTRDYPVAVDRIWTAFAQEDQKLQWFGGGAAIEPREWSFDFRVGGRDVAEGKFHRGPVTRYVATYTDIVEPVRIVTTYDMWIDGIHMSTSVASFEFEPIAGGTRFTHVEHGVFFDQFWADGPNRETGSRGLLDTLGAYLARTG is encoded by the coding sequence ATGACGATCGAACGGCGGCTGGCCCGTTCCGGTTTCACCCTCACCCGCGACTATCCGGTGGCCGTCGACCGGATCTGGACCGCCTTCGCCCAGGAGGACCAGAAACTGCAGTGGTTCGGTGGCGGCGCGGCCATCGAGCCCCGGGAGTGGTCGTTCGACTTCCGGGTCGGTGGCCGCGACGTGGCCGAGGGAAAGTTCCACCGGGGCCCGGTCACCCGGTACGTGGCCACCTATACCGACATCGTCGAGCCCGTCCGCATCGTCACCACCTACGACATGTGGATCGACGGGATCCACATGTCGACCTCAGTGGCCTCGTTCGAGTTCGAGCCGATCGCGGGCGGCACCCGGTTCACGCATGTCGAACACGGGGTCTTCTTCGACCAGTTCTGGGCCGACGGGCCGAACCGGGAGACCGGCAGCCGGGGCCTGCTCGACACGTTGGGCGCCTACCTGGCGCGAACCGGCTGA
- a CDS encoding dihydrofolate reductase family protein yields the protein MTRVRIDLNISLDGYASSANPTPENPMGEDWGRLVGAYTATRTFRRRVLGDTSGAGTTGVDDAYATGYFEGIGAEIMGAAMFGLHSFPDDPDWKGWWGDEPPFHAPVYVLTHTAPRPSMPMQGGTTFHFRSPAAIEEVLAEATAAAGGLDVRVGGGVGTARAFLLAGLVDDLHVSIAPILLDRGTRLWDDLRGLEITHQVRSEVAESGTIHVTFTR from the coding sequence ATGACCCGTGTGCGCATCGATCTGAACATCTCGCTGGACGGCTACGCCTCCTCGGCGAACCCCACCCCGGAGAATCCGATGGGCGAGGACTGGGGCCGCCTGGTCGGCGCCTACACCGCGACCCGGACGTTCCGCCGGCGCGTCCTGGGCGACACCAGCGGCGCCGGCACCACCGGGGTCGACGATGCCTACGCCACCGGGTACTTCGAGGGTATCGGGGCGGAGATCATGGGGGCGGCTATGTTCGGCCTGCATTCGTTCCCCGACGACCCGGACTGGAAGGGTTGGTGGGGGGACGAGCCGCCGTTCCACGCCCCGGTCTACGTGCTGACCCACACCGCGCCGCGGCCGTCCATGCCGATGCAGGGTGGGACGACCTTCCACTTCCGCTCCCCCGCCGCCATCGAGGAGGTGCTCGCCGAGGCGACGGCGGCGGCCGGCGGCCTGGACGTGCGGGTCGGCGGCGGCGTCGGCACCGCTCGCGCCTTCCTGCTCGCGGGCCTGGTCGACGACCTGCACGTCTCGATCGCGCCGATCCTGCTGGACCGGGGCACCCGGCTGTGGGACGACCTGCGCGGCCTGGAAATCACCCATCAGGTGCGCTCGGAAGTGGCCGAAAGCGGCACCATCCACGTCACCTTCACCCGATAG
- a CDS encoding ArsR/SmtB family transcription factor, translating to MPNYHDELDAVLRALADPTRRAVVERLAKSPAVVSELAAPFSMALPSLLQHLRVLENAGLITSEKHGRVRTVSLRPGALDVLHLWLGEQRTPAEHQADRLGLHLTRTTGKET from the coding sequence GTGCCTAACTATCACGACGAGCTGGACGCCGTGCTCCGCGCGCTCGCGGATCCGACGCGCCGGGCCGTCGTGGAGCGGTTGGCCAAGTCCCCCGCCGTCGTGTCCGAACTGGCGGCGCCGTTCTCGATGGCGTTGCCCTCGCTCCTGCAGCACCTGCGGGTGCTGGAGAACGCCGGACTGATCACGTCCGAGAAACACGGGCGGGTGCGCACGGTGAGCCTGCGGCCGGGCGCCCTGGACGTGCTGCACCTGTGGCTCGGCGAGCAGCGAACCCCCGCCGAACACCAGGCCGACCGGCTCGGCCTGCATCTGACCCGCACCACCGGAAAGGAAACCTGA
- a CDS encoding dihydrofolate reductase family protein: MGKLIVTEFMTLDGVAQAPGGPDEDRESSFEHGGWQWPVSDPESGEVMYQEASSMKALLLGRKTYDIFAQYWPQAPAEMPFTALLNSVPKYVASRTLAEPLNWSGSTLLSGDFGESITALKQRYDEVQVIGSLDMVQSLLRLGLVDTMNLWVYPLVLGTGKKVFDGGTVPTALRLTASQIYPGGAAHLTYETAGAPTYATMPDE; the protein is encoded by the coding sequence ATGGGCAAGCTGATCGTCACCGAGTTCATGACGTTGGACGGCGTCGCGCAGGCCCCGGGCGGACCGGACGAGGACCGCGAGAGCAGCTTCGAGCACGGGGGCTGGCAATGGCCGGTCTCGGACCCGGAGTCCGGCGAGGTGATGTACCAGGAGGCCAGCAGCATGAAAGCGCTGCTGCTGGGCCGCAAGACCTACGACATCTTCGCCCAGTACTGGCCCCAGGCGCCGGCCGAGATGCCGTTCACCGCACTGCTGAACAGTGTTCCCAAGTACGTGGCCAGCCGCACCCTGGCCGAGCCGCTCAACTGGTCCGGATCGACCTTGCTCAGCGGTGATTTCGGCGAGAGCATCACCGCCCTGAAGCAGCGCTACGACGAGGTGCAGGTGATCGGCAGCCTGGACATGGTGCAGTCCCTGCTGCGGCTGGGCCTGGTCGACACGATGAATCTGTGGGTGTACCCGTTGGTCTTGGGCACCGGCAAGAAGGTCTTCGACGGCGGGACCGTGCCCACCGCGCTGCGTCTGACCGCCTCGCAGATCTACCCGGGCGGGGCCGCGCACCTGACGTACGAGACGGCCGGCGCACCCACCTACGCCACGATGCCCGACGAGTAG